A region of the Lagopus muta isolate bLagMut1 chromosome 2, bLagMut1 primary, whole genome shotgun sequence genome:
TGTGCTGTTTCAGGTGTTTGAGGCAGAGAAGCAATATGTAGGATGTTGTTTGTTCCAGGGAAGAGCTTGGGAAAATCTTGTCCTTTGTGCCCATGTGTTCTGTGTAACTAAGTCTGAAGATCATCAGTGATGATGAATTTTTTTGAAGGTTACCTTGAAGGTGTTACATTTGCTTCTAGCAAGAGTCTACAAAGGGGCAAAACCACTAGCATGCTAATGACCTGTTGttgcaaaatgttttatgtattGCTGCTGTGTGGCAGGTGATTATGGGTACTGTGTCTTTTTGAAAGTAAAAGTGAATGTAACTGCAAAAAACCCATCACCCCTGTGCAAATTATGTTACATTATTCAGGCTAGCAGTGACAAGAGCTGGATTAAAGACAGTGCAAACatctatatatgtatgtatatatatattttttttttcctggcttatTAGGTAGAAATCCTAGGGAAAAACAGTGAGTCTGCAGCAGGCTGTTGTGATGAGGTATGGTGCATCTCCATTGCAAGTCCTGGGGCTCTGACTGGGATTTGGGAGATCCAGGGAGTCCACTGTGTTGGTTCGTGCTGGGTGAGGCAGCACTTGAATGGGGAAGACCTAAAGAAGCCTGCAATTACTTGAATTCAGTAGAGCAGAGGTAAAAAGGCagcctgccagccctgctggaatggtgtttcttttgctgaagtAGGAAGTTTaataaaaaaccaaaccaaaacaaaacagatttatgTCATATTTGACTCAGCATCCAAAGACTTCATGATTAGACTCATTTCAGATTCAGTGGAAACTCAACATGAAAATTTCTTGCTTTCCAGCTGTAACTGTGCAGACGGTAATTGGAGTATTCCATAGCCTGTGGTATTTAGGTGAGGGAGGGGAAAACATTATTGGTCATAAATACAGAACATCTGTGTATTTGATACTATTACAGGGAAAGAATTGAAATACTCTATCCTTTACTCAAGAATATAGCaaaggctgctgctttgctgataAAAGACCATGTGACATTTGGCTTTTTAACCAGCCTGTGTTGCTGTTTGGTTTGTGAAAGTTAGCTGTCAAGTAGATCAGTAATGGCAGTATATCCTCTGTTTGCCTGAAGATGTAATGAAGGCCTTCCTTTCCGTACAAGAAACATGAGCTGTTTGTCTTGCTGTTCAGAGTTCTCTGTTTCCTATTTGCCTCCCTGTCCCCTCTATCTTGCTCATTCCTGAAGAAAAGATCAGTTTATGGCTTTCTTGTGACTGCAAAGTCCATCTGTATTACCTTCTTATTTTTCAAACCAGcatctctgtgtgttttttctgtgttgcttcTCAGACTTCAAAGAAGTCCTCCAGAAACATTCACAAAGCTTTTTCCTTAAAGCTTGCTTATGCAGTGATGTCTACAGAGCCTTTGAGGAGGGTTAATGCTTCTGAGGTTCTTTGTCTTTGAATACTGAACTATTTGTATTGTCTGTTTGCTTCCTTActgttgtttcctttctttctatagcttcttccatttcctttttttttgttctctcagGGACTGTTTCTGTTCTGACCCAGACCTAACGCTTGTAGGCTCTTTCATAATGTGGAATATGAGTGAGAATCACATTTGTATTTGGCACAGCATTTAAACTAGCAGTGTGATGAACAGGCCACAAGCAGCCTACATTATTAATGTGTCTGCTTTTGTTCCACAGAAGCCCCTTGTGCTACTCCATTGATCTGTAGCTTTGGAAGGCCAGTGGACCTTGAGAAGGATGACTACCAGAAGGTTATATGCAACAACGAGCACTGCCCTTACAGCACCTGGATGCACCTTCAGTGCTTCTATGAGTGGGAAAGCAGCATTCTTGTCCAGTTCAATTGCATCGGCAGAGCAAGGAGCTGGAATGAGAAGCAGTGTCGCCAGAACATGTGGACAAAGAAGGGATACGACCTCGCTTTTCGCTTCTGCTCCTGTCGGTGCGGGCAGGGTCATTTGAAGAAGGACACTGACTGGTACCAGGTGAAACGAATGCAGGAtgacaagaagaagaaatcagtgTTAGAGAAGAGCACAGGGAGGTCTATGGTGGAATCAGCAGAAGAGGCCAAAAAGGGCAGGCCAGCCAGCAAGCCGCAAAAGGGCTTAAGTCATGACATCCAGCGAAGGCATTCAGTGGACAGACAGAACTCCCAAGAGAAGAGTGTTATTGGTGGCAGCTATGCCGTTCGCTCCCCCTGCGTCTCTCCTGGGCAGTCCCCACCAACCGGCTACTCGATCCTCGCCCCCACCCACTTCAGCGGCCCCCGCTCATCACGATACTTAGGAGAGTTTCTAAAGAATGCCATCCACCTGGAGCCACACAAGAAGAACATGGCTGGAGGGGGAATGTTCAGGAATGCGCACTTTGATTATGGGGCAGCTGGTTTGCAAGCACATCGGTCGGGACACTTTGATGCCCCCGTGCAGTTTTTGAGAAGGCTTGACCTATCCGAGCTTCTCACTCACATACCCAGGCATAAATTGAATACTTTTCATGTGCGAATGGAAGATGATGCCCAGGTGGGCCAAGGGGAGGACCTGCGGAAGTTTATTCTTGCTGCTCTTAGTGCCAGCCACAGGAATGTTGTGAACTGTGCACTGTGCCACAGGGCATTGCCAGTGTTTGAACAGTTTCCGCTGGTGGATGGAACCCTATTTCTTAGCCCATCGAGACACGATGAAATTGAATATGATGTTCCCTGTCACCTTCAAGGTACAGGTTGTCTGTCCGTCATGCTAGGTTTCATTTGGTGGTGGGACTGCTTTCCATACCCCACTCCccattttaaattttcattctgATTCAGCATTTTTGAGTTGTACTCTCAGGCTTGGAAGCATGTTCAAATTACAGTGTGGGTCAGGTTGAAATTCTTG
Encoded here:
- the HECA gene encoding headcase protein homolog, translated to MPNQKGGKGKKNKRANSSGDEQENGAAAGGGAAAAGGGGAAAGGGAGAASAGGGAGGGAGGAAAAGGAAPGDVKSEAPCATPLICSFGRPVDLEKDDYQKVICNNEHCPYSTWMHLQCFYEWESSILVQFNCIGRARSWNEKQCRQNMWTKKGYDLAFRFCSCRCGQGHLKKDTDWYQVKRMQDDKKKKSVLEKSTGRSMVESAEEAKKGRPASKPQKGLSHDIQRRHSVDRQNSQEKSVIGGSYAVRSPCVSPGQSPPTGYSILAPTHFSGPRSSRYLGEFLKNAIHLEPHKKNMAGGGMFRNAHFDYGAAGLQAHRSGHFDAPVQFLRRLDLSELLTHIPRHKLNTFHVRMEDDAQVGQGEDLRKFILAALSASHRNVVNCALCHRALPVFEQFPLVDGTLFLSPSRHDEIEYDVPCHLQGRLMHLYAVCVDCLEGVHKIICIKCKSRWDGSWHQLGTMYTYDILAASPCCQARLNCKHCGKPVIDVRIGMQYFSEYSNVQQCPHCGNLDYHFVKPFSSFKVLEAY